From one Citrobacter sp. Marseille-Q6884 genomic stretch:
- a CDS encoding packaged DNA stabilization gp4 family protein: protein MAKTKGDLVLKALRKAGLYSNATLTDADPQAIEDAVNDLEDMMAQWQAKGIDLGYLFADAANDVQPLPDDDSGIPSWAYDGVSLKLAVQVCMDNVIQPSDALLTAADGAYQTICIALTKVPSLERRNDMPRGAGNKNTFTWNRFYIEGDDPTT from the coding sequence ATGGCGAAAACAAAGGGTGATCTGGTACTCAAGGCCCTGCGCAAAGCCGGGCTTTATTCCAATGCCACGTTAACTGATGCAGACCCGCAGGCAATTGAAGACGCCGTAAACGACCTCGAAGACATGATGGCGCAGTGGCAGGCGAAAGGAATCGACCTTGGCTATCTGTTCGCTGATGCCGCCAATGACGTCCAACCGCTTCCTGATGATGACTCCGGCATACCGTCATGGGCCTACGATGGAGTCTCGCTGAAACTGGCGGTGCAGGTCTGCATGGATAACGTCATTCAACCTTCTGATGCCCTTCTTACGGCTGCTGATGGCGCATATCAAACCATCTGCATTGCGCTGACCAAAGTCCCATCGCTTGAGCGTCGCAACGACATGCCGCGCGGTGCTGGCAATAAAAACACGTTCACCTGGAATCGGTTTTACATCGAGGGTGATGATCCAACCACTTGA
- a CDS encoding packaged DNA stabilization protein gp10, with product MPIQQLPLMKGTGKDYRNADYIDYLPVNMLATPKEVLNASGYLRSFPGIAKRSDVAGASRGAQYNTSQSAVYRVMGGKLYKGDSVVGDVAGSGRVPMAHSRTSQAVVTGGQVVQYRYDGTVRIVANWPVSSGYTQYELGSAGDICQSRGNYAWTKAGTDSWFISDLDDEVHPDKYAAMMRAESQPDGIIGIGTWGDFIVCFGSTTIEYFSLTGNDGRTGAIYAANPAYMVPKGIAGMFCKCPYLDSHAIISNPATGAPSIYIADSGKARPIATAHIEKVLRGYTASELATGVMESLRFDAHELLIVHLPRHVLVYDASASQNGPQWSVLKTGLGDDVYRAIDFMYEGNAIICGDKSASLKGELQFDISSQYGNQQEHLLYTPLIKADNARLFDLELESATGVAQYADRLFLSATADGINYGREKMIEQNAPFVYDKRVLWRRIGRIRKNIGFKFRVITKSPVTLSGCSVRAE from the coding sequence ATGCCGATCCAGCAACTTCCTCTGATGAAGGGAACGGGTAAAGACTACCGGAACGCCGACTACATCGACTATCTGCCGGTCAATATGCTGGCGACGCCGAAGGAAGTCCTCAACGCGTCGGGATATTTGCGCTCCTTCCCGGGCATAGCGAAGCGATCTGATGTTGCCGGTGCGTCTCGTGGGGCGCAGTACAACACCTCTCAGAGCGCCGTATATCGCGTTATGGGTGGTAAGCTCTACAAGGGTGATTCGGTGGTTGGTGATGTCGCAGGCTCTGGTCGCGTTCCAATGGCCCATAGCCGAACGAGTCAGGCGGTAGTGACTGGCGGTCAGGTAGTTCAGTATCGCTATGATGGTACCGTCCGCATCGTCGCCAACTGGCCCGTATCGAGTGGATACACTCAGTACGAGCTCGGCAGCGCCGGGGATATCTGCCAGTCACGCGGTAACTATGCGTGGACTAAGGCGGGCACTGACTCCTGGTTTATCTCTGACCTTGATGACGAGGTTCACCCCGACAAATACGCTGCCATGATGCGGGCCGAATCGCAGCCGGACGGGATAATCGGAATAGGAACGTGGGGAGATTTCATTGTCTGCTTCGGCTCGACGACGATTGAGTATTTCTCGTTGACCGGGAATGACGGGCGTACCGGTGCGATTTATGCCGCTAACCCGGCTTATATGGTGCCGAAAGGCATTGCTGGCATGTTCTGTAAATGCCCTTATCTGGACTCGCACGCAATCATCAGCAATCCGGCAACCGGTGCGCCATCCATCTATATTGCCGACTCAGGGAAGGCCAGGCCGATTGCGACCGCGCATATTGAGAAGGTGCTGCGTGGTTATACGGCCAGCGAACTGGCTACCGGCGTGATGGAGTCACTGAGGTTTGATGCGCATGAATTGCTGATCGTCCATCTGCCCCGCCACGTCCTGGTATATGACGCGTCAGCCAGCCAGAACGGGCCGCAATGGTCTGTGCTGAAAACTGGGCTGGGTGACGACGTCTACCGCGCCATCGATTTCATGTACGAAGGAAATGCCATCATCTGCGGAGATAAGTCAGCGTCGTTGAAGGGTGAACTGCAGTTTGATATCTCCAGCCAGTATGGCAATCAGCAGGAACACCTGCTCTACACACCACTCATCAAGGCGGACAATGCAAGGCTGTTCGACCTTGAGCTGGAGTCAGCCACAGGCGTGGCGCAGTATGCAGACCGGCTATTCCTGTCAGCCACCGCAGACGGCATCAACTATGGCAGGGAGAAGATGATTGAGCAGAACGCGCCGTTTGTTTATGACAAGCGCGTGTTGTGGCGGCGTATTGGGCGCATCCGTAAAAATATCGGCTTCAAGTTCAGGGTGATCACCAAATCCCCGGTGACGTTGTCAGGCTGTTCGGTGAGGGCTGAGTAA
- a CDS encoding phage tail protein has product MADLNTPVQIRTMIISASSLPPGLSPAYQQWILGQAGDIANVAKKANAAGSGAQDALDENAQQNVELADHEGRITGNTYAIQLIEVRVTTAEGQIVTLRSDVDYLLAEVVSIEDTLADHDTRITQAEDDISDIQADYVSKSATAAQALLSSLGITTSLSVDGVKVIGPRQTGWTAGTGTPNKAAFNADQALPVGAAYSQAEVQAIATALIAERQRTLALEQALRTHGLIN; this is encoded by the coding sequence ATGGCAGACCTCAATACACCGGTGCAGATCCGGACAATGATAATCTCTGCGTCATCTCTTCCGCCTGGACTCTCCCCAGCTTATCAACAGTGGATTCTCGGGCAGGCGGGAGACATAGCGAATGTCGCCAAAAAGGCTAACGCAGCAGGGTCAGGGGCGCAGGATGCACTGGACGAGAACGCACAGCAAAACGTCGAACTGGCAGACCATGAAGGGCGCATCACCGGCAACACCTACGCCATCCAGCTGATTGAGGTTCGCGTTACCACGGCAGAAGGGCAGATAGTCACGCTGAGAAGCGATGTTGACTACCTGCTCGCTGAAGTGGTCAGCATTGAAGACACGCTCGCCGATCACGACACCAGAATCACCCAGGCCGAAGATGATATCTCAGATATCCAGGCTGACTACGTCTCGAAGTCGGCAACCGCAGCGCAGGCGCTTCTGTCGTCGCTGGGTATTACGACTTCACTCTCAGTCGATGGCGTGAAAGTGATTGGCCCGCGTCAAACAGGATGGACGGCAGGAACCGGCACGCCGAATAAGGCTGCATTCAATGCTGACCAGGCGCTCCCGGTAGGCGCGGCATATTCACAGGCAGAAGTTCAGGCCATCGCCACAGCGCTAATCGCTGAACGTCAGCGCACCCTGGCGCTTGAGCAGGCCCTGAGAACACACGGACTAATCAACTAG
- a CDS encoding DNA transfer protein — MSFVGKALNSVVGGITGANKAADAQVGAARDSNQMAWNIYQDQKKTNEPFLNAGLSGLKGLQGIAGQPIDRNLSLSNYFSSPEYRMQEDQARNSILRSAQATGGLGSTATGNLLGSIAPQLGQNYLNMMTNQQNNMYGQLLGLTNVGLSAAGANNAAAGDYSSAYGNNMAQIGASKAGKAQSGFNSLMQIGGVASGFF, encoded by the coding sequence ATGAGCTTTGTCGGCAAAGCACTAAATTCTGTCGTTGGCGGCATTACCGGGGCCAATAAAGCCGCAGACGCTCAGGTTGGTGCGGCGAGAGATTCCAACCAAATGGCGTGGAATATCTATCAGGATCAGAAAAAAACAAATGAGCCATTCCTGAATGCTGGTCTTTCTGGATTAAAGGGATTGCAGGGGATTGCTGGTCAGCCAATCGACAGAAATCTATCTTTGTCTAATTACTTTTCATCTCCAGAATACCGGATGCAGGAAGATCAGGCTCGCAATAGCATTCTACGCTCCGCACAGGCAACAGGAGGTCTCGGCTCTACGGCAACGGGTAATTTACTCGGTTCAATCGCGCCGCAACTCGGACAGAACTACCTGAACATGATGACCAATCAGCAGAATAATATGTATGGGCAACTTTTAGGTCTGACTAACGTCGGCCTGTCAGCTGCAGGTGCTAACAACGCCGCCGCTGGAGATTACTCCAGTGCCTATGGCAATAACATGGCCCAGATTGGCGCGTCAAAAGCAGGTAAGGCGCAATCTGGCTTCAACTCGCTGATGCAAATTGGTGGCGTGGCCTCTGGCTTCTTCTAA
- a CDS encoding DNA transfer protein, protein MVVEPIDYSASTGRALLQGLTAGRAIQGIRQSSQEMADAAAAKERQNSAYSALQNARPEDLPTLRKQYPEFADVIQKEIGIQDAEHSTFVNKALNNLSVAYSSGNPQIMQQAIQAAKPALASMNVPADEAWQLYQSDPKQFGSLLKASMYATMPIEKQVDVQQNQQKIDETARSNRAGESLQARGQNMSYGAQMARLNHDKYVYRQSQAALKKYGDVQDMDTLALNSKIASTGVDPLTGKPATGARIKAANNWLQGNGRFNESLISGERGIEKVNDFLDKKSFEGIGRYAGRMPDATTSAEGLANRNAIEELKSGAFVQNVQTMRGLGQLSNAEGKKLQNLISVLDITQPEDVVKKQLEEIKSQYSVLQQVAMREAESMGYSSSGYDTYVSQRKSQKDQQQSGGQQQPASQGGITEGATATNEKTGQKIVFRGGQWQPM, encoded by the coding sequence ATGGTTGTTGAACCGATTGATTACTCTGCATCAACTGGCAGGGCGTTGCTTCAGGGGTTGACTGCAGGTCGTGCAATTCAAGGAATCCGCCAGAGTTCTCAGGAAATGGCGGATGCTGCTGCGGCGAAAGAACGACAGAACAGCGCTTATTCTGCACTACAGAATGCACGCCCAGAGGATTTACCAACTCTACGTAAGCAATACCCTGAATTTGCTGATGTCATACAGAAGGAAATTGGGATTCAGGATGCAGAGCATTCGACTTTTGTCAACAAAGCTCTGAACAATCTCTCTGTGGCTTACTCATCTGGAAATCCGCAAATAATGCAGCAAGCTATTCAGGCAGCAAAGCCGGCGCTTGCCTCGATGAATGTCCCTGCTGATGAGGCTTGGCAACTCTACCAGTCAGACCCAAAGCAATTCGGCTCCCTGTTGAAAGCGTCAATGTACGCAACGATGCCTATTGAGAAGCAGGTAGATGTTCAGCAGAATCAGCAGAAGATTGACGAAACCGCCCGCAGTAATCGAGCCGGAGAGTCACTGCAGGCACGCGGGCAGAATATGTCATATGGCGCTCAGATGGCCCGCCTGAATCACGATAAATACGTATACAGGCAGTCACAAGCAGCGCTTAAAAAATACGGCGACGTTCAGGATATGGACACCCTGGCTTTAAACTCTAAAATCGCCTCTACTGGAGTTGATCCTTTAACCGGCAAGCCAGCAACCGGCGCACGAATCAAGGCGGCCAATAATTGGCTTCAAGGGAATGGAAGGTTTAATGAGTCCCTTATTTCAGGGGAGAGGGGAATTGAGAAAGTTAATGACTTTTTGGACAAGAAGTCATTTGAGGGTATCGGCAGGTATGCGGGAAGAATGCCTGATGCAACTACATCAGCAGAAGGCTTGGCGAATAGAAACGCCATAGAAGAGCTGAAATCTGGTGCCTTCGTTCAGAACGTGCAAACCATGAGGGGGCTTGGGCAGCTTTCAAACGCAGAGGGGAAAAAGCTACAAAATCTCATATCGGTACTTGATATTACCCAGCCAGAAGATGTGGTTAAAAAACAATTAGAGGAGATAAAAAGCCAGTATTCAGTCCTGCAGCAGGTAGCGATGAGGGAAGCTGAATCCATGGGTTATAGCTCAAGTGGATACGATACCTATGTTTCACAACGGAAATCGCAGAAAGATCAGCAGCAATCAGGTGGGCAGCAGCAGCCAGCATCTCAAGGCGGCATTACTGAGGGGGCTACGGCCACCAATGAGAAAACAGGTCAAAAAATAGTATTCAGAGGTGGTCAATGGCAGCCAATGTAG
- a CDS encoding DNA transfer protein, giving the protein MGLPDGFVLDDPGQPQEQTLMQSAEQAGRGLVNIPFDVLQGGASLINAISQGLGGPKVLDDVYRPVDRPTDPYAQAGETVGGYLIPFGTAAKAAGVAEKAPGAINAVSNAGNMAVGSLAEAANQKGDFAENTAKNAAINLGAQGVLSGVGKLLSPRQSQVLGSSAINSADDVSRLAKSGAGREAISGQAAGISDDVARAAETAGVDVNALTPGMRSGNRGIAQAEGILASKPGVAQDAHTRAFGEIQSKFNSALDDLGSEVGSASEKSRAIMQRVLSGIDSMKETEKSAWDSVRSTMPESRARMSNTNATIQGDIEAGTPITSEMKQFVSAYNKAGKKGITFDAMKAWRGKLADAEQKYIRSGESNMARRMGELRDAATEDMRAMAQNGGFIDQWTTANDLSKARFAAQKQAEAALGKGLANDVLVNNGVKHLQNSAKTGTGQFHKMIGALPEAERAPAIASILQEAVSQGSRGGKSEAAGISNIASILTPQNIAAISKHSPEIGRIARAYGDLARAATKPLRYVEKTGVLVPVQEGLEKGLPSVVNSVLKGIQSSGAVAGGFGGGVLGSIAGTIAGGALRGGIEKIGATRSGRYAIEKAIQEAAKGVRAGASSNAMAAAERRFMANKVAVKAIRDAVGNEEFQRLTRAGIVTSLSGMNETSE; this is encoded by the coding sequence ATGGGACTGCCTGACGGGTTTGTGTTAGACGACCCAGGTCAGCCGCAAGAGCAAACGCTGATGCAAAGCGCAGAGCAGGCAGGCCGCGGCCTGGTAAACATCCCGTTCGATGTGCTGCAAGGCGGTGCCAGCCTGATTAATGCCATCAGTCAGGGGTTAGGTGGTCCAAAGGTGCTTGATGATGTATATCGACCGGTTGACCGTCCAACAGACCCATATGCTCAGGCTGGTGAGACAGTCGGTGGTTATCTAATTCCATTCGGAACGGCTGCAAAGGCCGCAGGGGTAGCAGAGAAAGCGCCAGGAGCGATCAATGCAGTAAGCAATGCTGGAAATATGGCGGTTGGTTCATTAGCAGAGGCCGCCAACCAGAAAGGTGACTTTGCAGAAAATACCGCCAAGAACGCTGCTATAAACCTAGGTGCTCAAGGTGTGCTATCTGGAGTTGGCAAGTTGCTTTCACCACGCCAATCTCAGGTGCTTGGAAGCTCTGCCATCAATTCTGCTGATGATGTTTCCCGTTTGGCGAAATCAGGTGCCGGTCGTGAAGCAATATCCGGACAAGCCGCTGGCATTTCCGATGACGTTGCTAGAGCAGCGGAAACGGCAGGCGTGGATGTTAATGCGCTTACGCCTGGGATGCGTTCAGGAAACCGAGGAATTGCTCAAGCTGAAGGCATTCTGGCATCTAAACCAGGGGTTGCTCAAGATGCGCATACTAGGGCATTCGGTGAAATTCAGAGCAAGTTTAATTCTGCCCTTGATGACTTGGGCTCAGAAGTAGGAAGTGCATCTGAAAAGAGTCGGGCCATTATGCAGCGCGTCCTTTCTGGCATTGACAGCATGAAAGAAACTGAAAAATCGGCATGGGATAGCGTCAGATCAACAATGCCAGAATCACGCGCACGGATGTCAAATACAAATGCCACGATTCAGGGTGATATTGAAGCTGGGACGCCTATTACATCAGAGATGAAACAGTTTGTATCAGCATATAACAAAGCAGGTAAAAAAGGTATCACGTTCGATGCAATGAAGGCATGGAGAGGGAAGTTGGCCGATGCCGAGCAAAAGTATATCCGATCTGGTGAGTCAAACATGGCTCGTCGTATGGGAGAGCTTCGTGATGCCGCTACAGAAGACATGCGAGCAATGGCGCAAAATGGCGGATTCATTGACCAATGGACTACTGCAAATGACCTTTCTAAGGCTAGATTTGCCGCTCAGAAACAGGCTGAAGCAGCACTTGGTAAAGGCCTGGCAAATGATGTATTGGTTAACAATGGCGTAAAACACCTCCAGAATTCAGCGAAAACTGGTACCGGGCAGTTCCATAAGATGATCGGCGCGTTGCCAGAAGCTGAAAGAGCACCTGCTATTGCATCAATTCTCCAGGAGGCTGTTTCACAAGGAAGCCGCGGTGGAAAGTCAGAGGCCGCTGGTATCTCCAATATTGCATCAATATTAACTCCGCAAAACATCGCAGCTATCAGCAAGCACTCCCCAGAAATTGGAAGGATTGCCAGAGCTTATGGTGACTTAGCCAGGGCGGCAACGAAGCCACTGCGTTATGTGGAAAAAACAGGCGTACTGGTACCTGTTCAAGAAGGACTGGAAAAAGGATTGCCTAGTGTTGTCAATTCTGTGCTTAAGGGAATCCAGAGCTCGGGGGCAGTTGCCGGTGGGTTCGGTGGTGGAGTTCTTGGCTCGATAGCCGGAACCATTGCTGGCGGTGCGCTTAGGGGCGGTATTGAAAAGATTGGGGCAACAAGGAGTGGGAGATACGCCATTGAGAAGGCGATTCAAGAGGCTGCGAAAGGTGTTCGCGCCGGAGCTAGTTCCAATGCGATGGCGGCAGCGGAACGCAGATTTATGGCTAATAAAGTGGCCGTTAAAGCAATCCGTGACGCCGTTGGCAATGAAGAGTTTCAGCGCTTAACGAGGGCTGGAATTGTAACTTCGCTAAGCGGGATGAATGAGACGAGCGAGTAA
- a CDS encoding Arc family DNA-binding protein, whose translation MARDDPHFNFRMPLEVREKLKFRAEANGRSMNSELLKIVEDALSEPSPVSGYRDDAERLADEQSDVVKKIVFDTLKTIYSKG comes from the coding sequence ATGGCTAGAGACGACCCACACTTTAACTTCCGTATGCCTTTGGAAGTGAGAGAAAAACTAAAATTCAGAGCGGAAGCAAATGGGCGCTCTATGAATTCCGAGCTGCTAAAAATAGTTGAGGACGCACTATCTGAACCCTCCCCTGTATCTGGCTATCGCGATGACGCTGAGCGCCTTGCTGATGAACAATCAGATGTAGTGAAAAAGATTGTTTTTGATACACTGAAAACCATCTACAGCAAGGGATAA
- a CDS encoding Arc family DNA-binding protein: protein MKGMSKNPQFNLRWPKEALDIVRKVAEENGRSVNSEIYKRVMDSLKREGVAM, encoded by the coding sequence ATGAAAGGAATGAGCAAGAATCCGCAGTTCAACCTGCGTTGGCCTAAAGAGGCGTTAGATATTGTTAGGAAGGTAGCTGAAGAAAATGGTCGCTCTGTTAACTCAGAGATTTACAAGCGAGTAATGGACAGTCTGAAGCGTGAGGGGGTGGCGATGTGA
- a CDS encoding glycerophosphodiester phosphodiesterase yields MFNNIDDIDKNIDTISNDILSLNYYNLFGKHTSSLHGGGKALGAENSLITITLLSGRNAVIDVDISTTSDDIAILLHNAVVDGVTSGTGSIFSLTYTQVRAQRVLAFDNTPYAGTPLTSWEELMRACSRRGNLVTAELKNTQATIGAMQGIYNSIKNNNMLGRVNLQCLNILRLGDYRRLSGDNDTQLLLLIYDGMPNDNLEDVINQVKAMPRVGLNIDLSYSRIYDALSMAKSNGLVYTLFTAINKTAELTNRGALGAGIQMTRDFTE; encoded by the coding sequence ATATTCAATAACATTGATGATATTGATAAAAACATAGATACTATTTCTAATGATATTTTATCATTGAATTATTACAACCTATTTGGGAAGCACACAAGCTCCTTACATGGCGGTGGTAAAGCACTGGGGGCTGAAAACTCGTTAATTACAATAACACTTCTTTCTGGGCGTAACGCAGTGATTGATGTAGATATCAGTACTACATCCGATGATATTGCAATATTGCTACATAATGCCGTGGTTGACGGTGTGACGAGTGGAACGGGAAGCATATTTAGCCTGACATATACTCAAGTTAGGGCGCAACGAGTCCTTGCATTTGATAATACGCCGTATGCGGGGACTCCGCTAACGAGCTGGGAAGAATTAATGCGTGCATGCTCTAGGCGTGGCAATCTGGTCACTGCTGAACTTAAAAATACACAGGCCACAATCGGAGCAATGCAGGGAATTTATAACTCAATAAAAAATAACAATATGCTAGGACGTGTAAACCTCCAGTGCCTGAATATATTACGACTTGGTGATTATCGAAGACTTAGTGGTGATAATGACACCCAGTTGTTACTTCTTATTTATGACGGAATGCCAAATGACAATCTTGAAGATGTAATTAATCAGGTAAAGGCAATGCCGCGAGTAGGGTTAAACATCGATCTTAGCTACTCAAGAATATACGACGCATTATCAATGGCTAAATCTAACGGGCTTGTGTATACATTATTTACAGCCATCAACAAAACAGCAGAATTAACAAATCGCGGCGCGTTGGGCGCTGGAATTCAAATGACTCGAGATTTTACGGAGTAA
- the yedF gene encoding sulfurtransferase-like selenium metabolism protein YedF: MKNIVPDYRLDMVGEPCPYPAVATLEAMPQLKKGEILEVVSDCPQSINNIPLDARNHGYTVLDIQQDGPTIRYLIQK, from the coding sequence ATGAAAAATATCGTCCCTGACTATCGCCTCGACATGGTGGGTGAACCGTGCCCCTACCCGGCCGTTGCCACGCTTGAAGCCATGCCGCAACTGAAGAAAGGTGAAATTCTGGAAGTGGTGAGTGATTGCCCGCAGTCGATCAATAACATCCCGCTGGATGCGCGTAACCACGGCTATACGGTGCTGGATATTCAGCAGGATGGCCCAACGATTCGCTATCTGATTCAGAAGTAA
- the yedE gene encoding selenium metabolism membrane protein YedE/FdhT has translation MSWQHFKHAWLIKFWAPAPAVIAAGILSTYYFGITGTFWAVTGEFTRWGGQILQLFGVHAEEWGYYKLIHLEGSPLTRIDGMMILGMFGGCFAAALWANNVKLRMPRSRIRIMQAIIGGMIAGFGARLAMGCNLAAFFTGIPQFSLHAWFFALATAIGSWFGARFTLLPMFRIPVKMQKVSAASPLTQKPDQARRRFRLGMLVFIGMIGWALLTAMDKPKLGLAMLFGVGFGLLIERAQICFTSAFRDLWISGRTHMAKAIIFGMAVSAIGIFSYVQLGVEPKIMWAGPNAVIGGLLFGFGIVLAGGCETGWMYRAVEGQVHYWWVGLGNVIGSTILAYYWDDFAPALATSWDKVNLLNTFGPLGGLLVTYLLLFVALMLIIGWEKRFFRRAGLTPAKEIA, from the coding sequence ATGTCATGGCAACACTTCAAACACGCCTGGTTAATTAAATTTTGGGCGCCAGCCCCTGCAGTCATCGCAGCGGGTATTCTCTCCACTTACTACTTCGGCATTACCGGTACCTTCTGGGCCGTTACCGGCGAATTTACGCGCTGGGGTGGCCAAATCCTGCAGCTGTTTGGCGTTCACGCCGAAGAGTGGGGTTACTACAAACTGATCCACCTGGAAGGCTCTCCGCTCACCCGCATCGACGGCATGATGATCCTTGGCATGTTCGGCGGATGTTTTGCCGCCGCGCTGTGGGCCAACAACGTCAAATTGCGCATGCCCCGTAGCCGGATACGCATTATGCAGGCGATTATCGGTGGGATGATCGCCGGTTTCGGCGCGCGTCTGGCGATGGGCTGTAATCTGGCGGCGTTCTTTACTGGTATTCCGCAGTTCTCTCTGCATGCCTGGTTCTTTGCGCTGGCAACGGCGATAGGATCCTGGTTTGGCGCCCGCTTCACCCTGCTACCGATGTTTCGCATCCCGGTCAAAATGCAGAAGGTGTCTGCCGCATCACCGTTAACGCAAAAACCGGATCAGGCGCGTCGTCGTTTTCGTCTCGGTATGCTGGTGTTCATCGGCATGATCGGCTGGGCGCTGTTGACGGCAATGGATAAACCGAAGCTCGGGCTGGCCATGCTGTTCGGTGTGGGTTTTGGTCTGTTGATTGAACGCGCGCAGATCTGTTTCACTTCGGCTTTTCGCGATCTGTGGATCTCCGGGCGTACCCATATGGCAAAAGCGATCATCTTCGGGATGGCGGTCAGCGCTATCGGTATTTTCAGCTACGTGCAACTGGGCGTCGAACCCAAAATCATGTGGGCCGGTCCAAATGCGGTCATTGGCGGTTTGCTGTTTGGTTTCGGGATCGTGCTGGCTGGCGGGTGTGAAACCGGCTGGATGTATCGTGCGGTAGAAGGCCAGGTGCATTACTGGTGGGTAGGTCTGGGCAACGTTATCGGGTCGACCATTCTGGCTTATTACTGGGATGATTTTGCGCCTGCGCTGGCCACCAGCTGGGATAAAGTCAATCTGCTCAACACCTTTGGTCCGTTGGGCGGTTTGTTAGTGACTTATCTGCTGTTGTTTGTTGCACTGATGCTCATCATCGGCTGGGAAAAACGTTTCTTCCGCCGCGCAGGACTGACGCCTGCTAAGGAAATCGCATGA
- the yedD gene encoding lipoprotein YedD: MKKLAIVGAFLVLTGCAEVENYNDVVKTPAPAGLEGYWQSKGPQRKLVSPEAIASLVVTKEGDTLDCRQWQRVIALPGKLTMLSGDLTNVTVKRELYEIEREGNTLEYDGMTLQRVDRPTQECAEFLQKTPLATPLP; this comes from the coding sequence ATGAAAAAATTAGCAATCGTTGGTGCATTTCTGGTGCTGACAGGGTGTGCCGAGGTAGAAAACTATAACGACGTGGTGAAAACGCCAGCGCCTGCCGGTCTGGAAGGGTACTGGCAGTCAAAAGGTCCGCAGCGCAAGCTGGTCAGCCCGGAGGCGATCGCAAGCCTGGTGGTGACGAAAGAGGGCGATACGCTGGATTGTCGCCAATGGCAGCGGGTGATTGCGCTGCCGGGGAAACTGACGATGCTCTCTGGCGATCTCACCAACGTGACGGTGAAGCGTGAACTCTATGAGATTGAACGCGAAGGCAACACGCTGGAATATGACGGAATGACGCTGCAGCGGGTTGATCGCCCGACGCAGGAGTGCGCTGAGTTTTTGCAGAAAACGCCTCTGGCAACACCACTGCCCTAA